The Candidatus Neomarinimicrobiota bacterium DNA segment CCACACACTGTCCTGGCGCCTCTATACCAATGATTACTGGGCCCGTACAAGTATCTTTAGCAACATTTTTTCAGCCCGGTTCACTCATATGTTGAGTCCCAGATCGTACTACGAAGTTTTCCTTGAAAGAGTCGGGAAGAATTACAGGACAGGACCAGGTGCGGCCCGGGATACCTCAAGAATCCACGAAATTGTCCCAGACTTTAACGTGGATGAGTCCCCCTTCGGCTACCAGAAATTCCCGGTGTTTGCCATTGGAGATGGCATGGGAATGGGTGGATCGGTGAGTACATCACGCGACACCAGCAGCTTTGCCACCTGGACGGCCAGATTCAACTATTTCAGCCAGATCAACCAGCAAAACGAGATTTCAACCGGCTTCGAATTTGTTTACGATCAATTCGACCTACGATTCGGTGCCATCAACTGGGCCCTCCCTGAGGGCAATACCTGGACAGAATTCAGCCGGAGTCCCATCCGCGGCACCATCTATGCCCAGGACAAGTTGGAGACGAGAGGATTTGTCGGGATCCTGGGTCTCAACCTGGAATACATCAATCCAAACGGGGAGTGGTATGTCGTGGATCCCTACGATGCCGATTTCCTCTCCTCCGCCTATTCCCCGGACAGGGAGTCGGAATTTTCAACAGAAACAGCCAAGCCTCATTACTACTGGAGCCCGCGTCTCGGTATTTCTCACCCCATCACTGTCAATTCCAAACTGTATTTCAATTATGGTCATTATCGTCAGATGCCCAATTCCGACAGGCTTTACCGGATTCAGCGAGGCTCCGGGTACGTGCTCGACCGCCTGGGTGATCCCACCCTGCCCCTGGCGAGAACCATTTCGTATGAGTTGGGATATGACCAGGCCATTGCCGATCAGTACCTCATCCATGTGGCCGCTTACTATAAGGATATCAGCGATCAGCAGGACTGGACGCGGTACATAAACATTAAGGGAAACGTCAACTACTTCAGGCTCACAAACAACAGCTACGAAGATATCCGGGGCCTGGAAATCGATCTCTCCAAGAATGTTGGCAGGTGGCTGACGGGTAATATCAATTATGAATTCAGAGTGAACTCCGATGGTGAATTCGGATTTCCTCGCCATTACGAGAATCCCGCGGAGCAGAGGGACTACCTGAGAGACAATCCTCCTGAGCAGGAAAAGCCGGTTCCCCGGCCCCGTTTCAAGGCAAATCTGGCGTTTCACACGCCATACAACTTTGGACCAAGCATCGCGGGACAGAACTTGTTGGGTGGATGGCTGGTAAATGTTCTCACTTGGTGGACATCCGGAAGCTGGTTCGACTGGAATCCACACAAGGTCAAGGGGTTGAAAGACAATATGCAGTGGCGGCCTTACAAGAATATTGACCTCAAGGCGTCGAAGACCTTTCAGTTCGCCGGTATAAACGCGGCGTTCTTCCTGGATATCTACAACGTTTTCAATATCAAGAACTTCTCAAGGGAGTCGTTTTACGATGGCTTCGACTACGACTATTACATGTATTCGCTGCATCTGGAAGAGGGTGTCATCGAGAAGCTGAGTCGCGGTGAGACTCAACATCCCGGTATCTCCGGGAACGACCGTCCAGGTGACTATCGACAATCCGGTGTTGAGTTCGTACCCATTGAGTGGGTCCCCGTCGCTGAAAACCTGCCCGAAGAGAAACCTGCAGAAAGGGAGATGTACTATTACCTGGCCGATACGGAAGACTACATGGAATTCGTTGACGGTGAGTGGGTACCGGCAGACAGCAAGAGGATCGACGAAATTCTTGAAACAAAAGCCTACATTGATATGCCGAATCAAACGTACTTCACTTTTCTTAACCCGAGAGCGATCTTCTTCGGCATAAGGCTAAACTTCAGTCTCAAGTAGTGCAACACCAGGCCTCCAGACGTTTAGGGAGAGCAACATGCAACAGATGACACTCAGGAACTTGACGGCCAGACTGGTCCTCACAATGTTCATATTGGCGGGCGCGGCGGTGGCAGATGAAACCAAATGGATTGCAGTGGGAAATCTGCACAACTGGTACTCCAGCGCTGGCGGGGAAAGAGAAGTGGGCCGGACAGGCGAGATACCGGATCAACAAGACGGCTTAAGGTGGCCGGCTCAATTCAGATGGCAGGATACGCAAGCGGCAAAAGCGTTATGGATCGGTTCCACCAACTACAATGATCCAATCGTTGGCAAGACTTTCGATTACAAGGTGGTCCATGTAGGGCCCAGAGTGCTGGATGACCTGGACGAAATAATCCCCATGGAATTCAATATGGTCGGTCGATTCGGTCATCCAAACGTGTTCGTGGATGGCGTTCCTGGATCCAATCTTATGGTGGCTATGGATGAGGTGGATGAAATTGACCCCACGCTCAAGGCCGACAGAGTGATTTACAACGTGGTTCACACGGCCATAGGTATTACGCTCACCCGGAAAATCCACGCTTTCACCAATCCATATCACGATAACTACTTCATTTACGATTACGTCTTCAAGAACACAGGAATCGTTAAGAAGGACACCAGTATCACTCATTCGCAGACGTTGACGGACGTGGTCTTCTTCATTCAGTACCGCTATGCACCCACGCGGGAAGGAAGTGTCTACGGAGGGGGGTGGCTT contains these protein-coding regions:
- a CDS encoding TonB-dependent receptor, whose amino-acid sequence is HTLSWRLYTNDYWARTSIFSNIFSARFTHMLSPRSYYEVFLERVGKNYRTGPGAARDTSRIHEIVPDFNVDESPFGYQKFPVFAIGDGMGMGGSVSTSRDTSSFATWTARFNYFSQINQQNEISTGFEFVYDQFDLRFGAINWALPEGNTWTEFSRSPIRGTIYAQDKLETRGFVGILGLNLEYINPNGEWYVVDPYDADFLSSAYSPDRESEFSTETAKPHYYWSPRLGISHPITVNSKLYFNYGHYRQMPNSDRLYRIQRGSGYVLDRLGDPTLPLARTISYELGYDQAIADQYLIHVAAYYKDISDQQDWTRYINIKGNVNYFRLTNNSYEDIRGLEIDLSKNVGRWLTGNINYEFRVNSDGEFGFPRHYENPAEQRDYLRDNPPEQEKPVPRPRFKANLAFHTPYNFGPSIAGQNLLGGWLVNVLTWWTSGSWFDWNPHKVKGLKDNMQWRPYKNIDLKASKTFQFAGINAAFFLDIYNVFNIKNFSRESFYDGFDYDYYMYSLHLEEGVIEKLSRGETQHPGISGNDRPGDYRQSGVEFVPIEWVPVAENLPEEKPAEREMYYYLADTEDYMEFVDGEWVPADSKRIDEILETKAYIDMPNQTYFTFLNPRAIFFGIRLNFSLK